The proteins below are encoded in one region of Eubacterium sp. 1001713B170207_170306_E7:
- the dinB gene encoding DNA polymerase IV yields the protein MQRQERVILHSDCNCFYASVEELHHPELHGLPIAVAGDPENRHGIILAKNQIAKKQGVKTAEAIWEAKQKSPELVIIPPNYPLYQKFSRMAREIYYSYTDRVEPFGLDESWCDVTGSVHLFGSGEEIAQEIRQRIKRELGITVSVGVSWNKIFAKFGSDYKKPDAVTCITKENYRKIVWEKPVGDLLYVGRSTEKKLQKKGIDTIGRLAQAPVEDLRLWLGKMGEILWTFANGLDISEVKQFDPNLNDNDREIESIGNSITTPRDLFNLDEVKLVLYMLTESVAMRTREAGFKCKTFAISVRDKNLLSFTRQQKLENPTNITKEMAEAAIQLFKKNYNFSEQSAIRSLGVRAMNLTPEKIPIQLNLFTDEEKRIKQENLDKTIDGLRHRFGNNSVRRAITLGDTMSELDPKRDNVIHPVGYF from the coding sequence ATGCAAAGGCAAGAGCGTGTGATACTGCATTCAGATTGCAATTGCTTTTATGCGAGCGTTGAAGAGCTGCATCATCCAGAACTTCATGGCCTGCCGATTGCTGTTGCCGGAGATCCGGAAAACCGCCATGGGATTATTCTCGCAAAAAACCAAATAGCAAAAAAACAGGGCGTAAAGACTGCGGAAGCGATCTGGGAAGCAAAACAAAAAAGCCCAGAACTGGTGATTATTCCGCCCAATTATCCACTTTATCAGAAATTTTCCAGAATGGCCAGGGAGATCTATTATTCCTACACAGACCGTGTCGAACCTTTTGGCCTGGATGAGTCCTGGTGCGATGTCACAGGCAGTGTTCATCTTTTTGGCTCCGGGGAAGAAATCGCCCAGGAGATCCGCCAGCGGATCAAGCGTGAGCTGGGCATCACCGTGTCGGTCGGCGTCAGCTGGAACAAGATTTTTGCGAAATTTGGTAGTGATTATAAAAAACCGGACGCTGTTACCTGTATTACAAAGGAAAACTATCGAAAAATCGTCTGGGAAAAACCCGTGGGGGATCTGCTTTATGTTGGCCGGTCAACCGAGAAAAAGCTCCAGAAAAAAGGAATCGACACGATAGGCAGACTGGCGCAAGCACCAGTCGAAGATCTTCGGCTTTGGCTTGGGAAAATGGGAGAGATCCTCTGGACATTCGCAAATGGGTTGGACATCAGCGAAGTTAAGCAGTTTGATCCAAACCTCAATGACAATGACCGGGAGATTGAAAGCATTGGAAATTCCATTACAACTCCGAGAGATCTGTTTAATCTCGACGAAGTCAAACTGGTATTGTACATGCTCACCGAAAGTGTGGCCATGCGCACCAGGGAAGCCGGTTTTAAATGCAAGACCTTTGCCATTTCCGTCCGGGACAAAAATCTTTTAAGCTTCACCAGGCAGCAGAAGCTTGAAAACCCCACCAACATCACAAAAGAAATGGCCGAAGCGGCCATACAACTTTTCAAAAAGAACTATAATTTCAGTGAGCAGTCAGCGATCCGCTCTTTAGGCGTCCGGGCCATGAACCTAACGCCAGAGAAAATACCGATCCAGCTCAATCTATTTACGGATGAAGAAAAGCGCATAAAACAGGAAAATCTTGATAAAACCATTGATGGCCTGCGCCATCGCTTTGGAAACAACAGCGTGCGGCGGGCGATCACACTCGGGGATACCATGTCGGAGCTTGATCCGAAACGGGACAATGTAATTCATCCAGTAGGCTATTTTTAA
- a CDS encoding helix-turn-helix transcriptional regulator — MTELDHKAIGLRIRKQRTFLNMSRDELARKIGITPTFLADIELGTKGFSLKSLNRFCDILKMSADAILYGPKEYMGTKYAAVLELLERCPANKAKYAEEILTLYLLSHDPVE; from the coding sequence ATGACCGAATTAGATCACAAGGCGATTGGCCTTCGTATTCGTAAACAAAGGACGTTTTTAAACATGTCCCGTGATGAACTGGCCAGAAAAATAGGTATTACACCTACTTTCCTTGCCGATATTGAACTAGGGACTAAAGGGTTTTCCTTAAAAAGCCTGAACCGTTTCTGTGACATTTTAAAAATGTCCGCCGATGCGATCCTTTATGGCCCCAAAGAATACATGGGGACGAAGTATGCGGCAGTGCTGGAGCTTTTGGAACGCTGTCCGGCAAACAAAGCAAAATATGCAGAAGAGATTTTGACACTATACCTACTCAGCCACGATCCAGTGGAATGA
- a CDS encoding recombinase family protein, whose product MTQKYGYIRVSSKDQNLWRQIDAMTEQGIPEENIFTDKITGGTFIRPGYEALLEKIKKEDILFIHGIDRLGRNYDEIIENWNLINRKNGADIVVLDMPLLDTRVNKNGLTGKFLSDIVLQILSYFAQLEKEKINQRQKEGIAAAKKRGVKFGRPKKKIDMNYFQEIVSDWRKKKITCEEAVKILNISRAQFYKIVKIHNL is encoded by the coding sequence ATGACTCAAAAATATGGTTACATACGTGTTTCATCTAAAGATCAGAATCTCTGGCGGCAGATTGATGCAATGACGGAGCAAGGGATTCCGGAAGAAAATATCTTTACAGATAAAATCACAGGTGGGACATTTATACGACCTGGGTATGAAGCGCTACTTGAAAAAATTAAAAAGGAAGATATTTTATTCATCCATGGTATTGACCGACTTGGCAGAAATTATGATGAGATTATTGAAAATTGGAACTTAATTAATCGTAAAAATGGAGCTGATATTGTTGTGTTAGATATGCCGCTACTGGATACCAGAGTAAACAAGAATGGTTTGACTGGAAAATTCCTGTCTGATATTGTGTTGCAGATTTTATCATACTTTGCACAACTTGAAAAAGAAAAAATCAATCAACGACAGAAAGAAGGAATTGCAGCAGCTAAAAAAAGAGGCGTTAAATTCGGAAGACCTAAAAAGAAAATTGATATGAATTATTTCCAGGAGATCGTTTCTGACTGGAGAAAAAAGAAGATTACCTGCGAAGAAGCCGTGAAAATACTGAATATAAGCCGTGCTCAATTTTATAAGATAGTAAAGATACATAACCTGTAA
- a CDS encoding helix-turn-helix transcriptional regulator gives MTIGEIIKIAREEKNLNQSQLAAKAGISQATVNYLETGKRNPGFTTIVKIAKVLDLNLDDLTESMN, from the coding sequence ATGACTATTGGCGAAATTATCAAAATTGCAAGAGAAGAAAAAAACCTAAACCAGAGCCAGCTGGCAGCAAAAGCTGGTATTTCACAGGCAACGGTTAACTACCTGGAAACAGGTAAGCGTAATCCCGGATTTACAACAATTGTGAAAATCGCAAAAGTTTTAGATCTGAATTTAGACGACTTAACAGAATCAATGAATTAA